The Erythrobacter aurantius genome includes a window with the following:
- a CDS encoding SH3 domain-containing protein, with product MNKMISATAAAAMVAAVTMPAPAMADDEVALAKCEESLGTIAVVDGDTQGWSEFGLGSPRELVNSLAIEFGCFTPQSAANGVPADFLMNVIAGKSEEVDQSIEVAKSAAMEGLVRSGAASSLLRGVPGAGAVLGMFGGLGGRRNRVAAGIKLLSPATGLTVVTGKGEVRPSSLSFNGGNAWSAGANASGYAGNRNGKMLVEAFVLAFNEVVAQQATIASVPRASSAAANGPELATVAVATSMLAMPTDDAEVVRGLREGTTLTPTGRREGLFIEVEDNFGTKGWVSVEALN from the coding sequence ATGAACAAGATGATTTCCGCCACCGCTGCCGCCGCGATGGTGGCAGCGGTCACCATGCCTGCGCCTGCCATGGCCGATGATGAAGTCGCACTGGCCAAATGCGAAGAAAGCCTCGGCACCATCGCCGTCGTCGATGGCGACACTCAAGGCTGGTCGGAATTCGGCCTTGGATCGCCGCGCGAACTGGTCAATTCGCTCGCCATCGAGTTCGGCTGCTTCACCCCGCAAAGCGCAGCCAATGGCGTTCCGGCGGATTTCCTCATGAACGTCATTGCCGGCAAGAGCGAGGAAGTTGACCAGTCGATCGAAGTCGCCAAGTCTGCCGCGATGGAAGGGCTTGTGCGTTCGGGCGCTGCATCATCGCTGCTGCGCGGGGTTCCGGGAGCGGGCGCCGTACTCGGCATGTTTGGCGGCCTAGGCGGGCGGCGTAATCGCGTTGCTGCGGGGATCAAGCTGCTTAGCCCGGCGACGGGCCTAACTGTCGTGACGGGCAAGGGTGAAGTCCGACCCAGCTCGCTGAGCTTCAACGGCGGCAACGCCTGGTCCGCGGGTGCCAACGCCAGCGGCTATGCTGGAAACCGCAACGGCAAGATGCTTGTCGAAGCCTTCGTTCTTGCTTTCAACGAAGTGGTGGCGCAGCAAGCCACGATTGCTTCGGTGCCGCGTGCGTCGAGCGCTGCTGCCAACGGACCTGAACTTGCAACCGTCGCGGTCGCGACTTCGATGCTGGCGATGCCAACGGATGATGCCGAAGTCGTCCGTGGCCTGAGGGAAGGTACCACGCTGACGCCGACCGGTCGCCGCGAAGGGCTGTTCATCGAAGTTGAAGACAATTTCGGAACCAAGGGCTGGGTTTCGGTTGAAGCCTTGAATTGA
- a CDS encoding FecR domain-containing protein, protein MRRSLLPVALLLSSTSAFAQSGPWTVTETRGDVLIRTPNGERVAKRGETLTAGHQVVTGSGGNATIVRGQEFVTVRPNSRITIVPRERERGVIQIIQDFGSALFNVGKQQNPHFGVDTPYLAAVVKGTTFSITVSEEGASMQVTEGAVEASTVDGGARDLVRPGEVAMIAAGDRFRLNIEGDVPRQIDSPQRAVTTPAPAAAAAAAATSSGNSVAAPQATSQQVTPAANGNAGGNGQSASAPGAPVAAARRAAITSPVASSNSNLAELTGGLVSGEVEASIEVAAVQSSSSSGTEEAIADTSVTAASASADTRRNEAAGSNGNAGGNGNAGGANDGSADNGNSGSNSNAGDNGNGNGNGNSGGADDGSDEAPGNSGGNSNAGGNGNASGNGGGADDGAGDGADEAPGNSGNGNAGGNGNGNGNSDGADDGSDEAPGNSGGNSNAGGNGNGNSDGADDGSDEAPGNSGNSNAGGNGNGNSDGADDGSDEAPGNSGNSNAGGNGNGNSDGADDGSDEAPGNSGNSNAGGNGNGNGNGNAGPDDDIDDGNDDLNNCVGNLDGGLCLNQGSIDDDNPGNSGGNGNAGGNGNGNGNGNGADDGTDNGADEGPGNSGGNGNAGGNGNGNGNGADDGTDNGADEGPGNSGGNGNAGGNGNGNGADDGTDNGADEGPGNSGGNGNAGGNGNGNGNGADDGTDNGADEGPGNSGGNGNAGGNGNGADDGTDTGADEGPGNSGGNGNAGGNDNGADDGTDTGADEGPGNSGGNGNAGGNDNGADDGTDTGADEGPGNSGGNGNAGGNGNGADDGTDDGADSGADEGPGNSGGNGNAGGNDNGADDATDDGADSGADEGPGNGNGNGNAGGNGNGNAGGADEGLDEEPLVDDPAADDGSADAGVDAGADDGVEDPAADDGDDRGNGNGGDRGNGNGRGPTGLDDGRILA, encoded by the coding sequence TTGCGTCGCTCACTTCTGCCTGTCGCTCTGCTGCTTTCCAGCACGAGCGCGTTTGCCCAATCCGGACCGTGGACGGTCACCGAAACGCGTGGGGATGTCCTCATCCGCACGCCTAACGGTGAACGCGTTGCGAAGCGCGGCGAGACGCTGACCGCGGGCCACCAGGTGGTGACCGGGAGCGGCGGCAACGCCACGATCGTCCGCGGGCAGGAATTCGTGACCGTGCGACCCAATTCGCGCATCACCATCGTCCCGCGCGAGCGTGAACGCGGTGTCATCCAGATCATTCAGGATTTCGGCAGCGCGCTCTTCAACGTGGGCAAGCAGCAGAATCCGCACTTCGGCGTAGACACTCCGTACCTCGCGGCTGTGGTCAAAGGCACCACCTTCTCCATTACGGTGAGCGAAGAAGGTGCCTCGATGCAGGTCACCGAAGGCGCAGTGGAAGCATCAACCGTCGATGGCGGCGCGCGTGACCTGGTGCGTCCGGGTGAAGTAGCGATGATCGCGGCGGGTGACCGGTTCCGCCTGAATATCGAAGGCGATGTTCCGCGCCAGATCGATTCGCCGCAACGCGCAGTTACGACACCTGCCCCGGCGGCTGCTGCAGCAGCAGCGGCTACTTCCTCGGGCAATTCCGTGGCAGCTCCGCAGGCGACTTCGCAACAAGTGACGCCTGCCGCCAACGGCAATGCCGGTGGCAACGGCCAGAGCGCATCTGCGCCGGGAGCGCCTGTCGCCGCAGCGCGCCGGGCCGCAATCACCAGCCCGGTGGCCAGCTCCAATTCGAACCTTGCCGAACTCACTGGCGGGCTTGTCAGCGGCGAAGTCGAAGCCTCGATCGAGGTTGCCGCGGTTCAGTCGAGCTCCAGCAGCGGCACTGAAGAGGCAATCGCAGACACCAGCGTGACAGCGGCAAGCGCATCTGCGGATACCCGCAGGAATGAAGCCGCCGGATCGAATGGCAATGCCGGCGGCAACGGGAATGCCGGCGGTGCGAACGACGGCTCTGCCGATAACGGCAACTCGGGCAGCAACAGCAACGCTGGTGACAACGGCAACGGGAACGGCAACGGCAATTCCGGTGGCGCTGACGACGGCTCGGACGAAGCGCCGGGCAACAGCGGCGGTAACAGCAACGCTGGCGGCAATGGCAACGCTAGCGGCAATGGCGGCGGTGCCGACGACGGTGCTGGCGATGGCGCAGACGAGGCCCCGGGTAACAGCGGCAACGGAAACGCTGGCGGCAACGGCAACGGCAACGGCAATTCGGACGGCGCTGACGATGGCTCGGACGAAGCACCGGGCAACAGCGGCGGTAACAGCAACGCTGGCGGCAACGGCAACGGCAATTCGGACGGCGCTGACGATGGCTCGGACGAAGCACCGGGCAACAGTGGCAACAGCAACGCTGGCGGCAACGGCAACGGCAATTCGGACGGCGCTGACGATGGCTCGGACGAAGCACCGGGCAACAGTGGCAACAGCAACGCTGGTGGCAATGGCAACGGCAATTCGGACGGCGCTGACGACGGCTCGGACGAAGCGCCGGGCAATAGCGGCAACAGCAACGCTGGTGGCAATGGCAACGGGAATGGCAACGGCAACGCAGGCCCGGATGACGACATCGATGACGGCAACGACGATCTGAACAATTGCGTTGGCAATCTCGATGGTGGGCTCTGTCTCAATCAGGGCAGCATTGACGACGATAACCCGGGCAACAGCGGCGGCAATGGCAACGCTGGCGGCAACGGCAACGGCAATGGCAACGGCAACGGTGCTGACGACGGTACCGACAACGGTGCTGATGAAGGTCCGGGCAACAGCGGCGGCAATGGCAACGCTGGCGGGAACGGCAATGGCAACGGCAACGGTGCTGACGACGGTACCGACAACGGTGCTGACGAAGGTCCGGGCAACAGCGGCGGCAACGGCAACGCTGGCGGCAACGGCAACGGAAACGGTGCTGACGACGGCACCGACAACGGTGCTGACGAAGGCCCGGGTAACAGCGGCGGCAATGGCAACGCTGGCGGGAACGGCAATGGCAACGGCAACGGTGCTGACGACGGCACCGACAACGGTGCCGATGAAGGCCCGGGTAACAGCGGTGGCAATGGCAATGCTGGCGGCAACGGCAACGGTGCTGACGACGGTACCGACACTGGCGCCGATGAAGGCCCAGGTAACAGCGGCGGCAATGGCAACGCTGGTGGCAATGACAACGGTGCTGACGACGGTACCGACACTGGCGCTGACGAAGGCCCGGGTAACAGCGGCGGCAATGGCAACGCTGGCGGCAATGACAACGGTGCTGACGACGGTACCGACACTGGCGCTGACGAAGGCCCGGGTAACAGCGGTGGCAATGGCAACGCTGGCGGCAACGGCAACGGTGCTGACGACGGTACCGACGATGGTGCTGACAGTGGCGCTGATGAAGGCCCAGGTAACAGCGGCGGCAATGGCAACGCTGGTGGCAATGACAACGGTGCTGACGACGCTACCGACGATGGTGCTGACAGTGGCGCTGATGAAGGCCCCGGCAACGGCAACGGCAATGGCAACGCAGGCGGCAACGGCAACGGCAATGCCGGCGGTGCTGACGAAGGCTTGGACGAAGAACCCCTAGTCGATGACCCTGCCGCCGACGATGGTAGCGCGGATGCCGGCGTTGACGCTGGCGCCGACGACGGCGTCGAAGATCCCGCCGCCGATGATGGCGACGATCGCGGCAATGGCAATGGCGGTGATCGCGGCAACGGCAATGGCCGCGGGCCGACCGGTCTTGATGATGGCCGCATCCTTGCCTGA
- a CDS encoding putative bifunctional diguanylate cyclase/phosphodiesterase gives MRITAHLAKNFTVFLISLCIAVGFAQAPVSRTLEDGLRAATDKILTREASGQLHIVEVDAQSVAAAKSWPWTRDHYARLIRQLDAAGARSIVFDIAFSSPSSPEGDAAFAQAIAEIDTPVMLPTFTQGATENSRRRLDDLPIPMFRENVSLVSASVLPDTDARVRRMVFGTVTDGLPRPSMSAQIAGVSGAAHTSFPIDYSIDPASIPRHSFAAVENGAFDKASVAGRNIIVGATAVELGDRYGVPIHGVIPGVTIQALAAETLLAGAPLEFGWIPLVLLALPLAYMMAQTRNYGQVGLALAGSFAFIIGLQAFAYHGGRIFADGVPALVLLAVVGLSQVLRIARVQLREKALTDSESGLPNALAFANASHADGQWVATAFVKQFDSIQSVLGKEEIGRFVRRLAERIQTVTGVQTVYRADTRMIAWVHEGEHGALIDQFTRIEKALLKPLEIAGRRVDVGVCFGIASENNLAAASRAASEAQSQGKLWHAHEDAEAAMVEQRVSLMGELDDAIEAGHISVVYQPKLRLSTDRVESVEALVRWHHPERGFLRPDHFIPLAEESNRIEPLTLYVLRKTIEDLRDWCEKGAIISAAVNISAKLISSDSFMSAAERIVRATGVPRDRLIFEVTESATMSDPETAVRNLERFRELGIAISMDDYGTGQSTLSYLQLLPLTELKIDRAFVEHAHVERSDALLVRSTIQLAHSLGLRVVGEGVEVAECLDFLREAGCDYVQGYFVSKPISAEELFPLLTIADEAQTPREAEQAS, from the coding sequence ATGAGGATCACCGCGCACCTTGCGAAGAACTTCACCGTCTTCCTGATCAGCCTGTGCATTGCAGTCGGCTTTGCTCAGGCACCGGTGTCGCGTACTCTCGAAGACGGCCTTCGTGCGGCCACGGATAAGATTCTCACCCGTGAAGCCTCGGGTCAACTGCATATCGTCGAAGTCGATGCACAAAGCGTCGCTGCGGCCAAGAGCTGGCCTTGGACGCGGGATCATTACGCCCGGTTGATCCGGCAACTCGACGCGGCGGGTGCACGCTCGATTGTCTTCGATATCGCCTTTTCGTCGCCCTCATCGCCTGAAGGCGATGCGGCCTTTGCGCAGGCGATCGCCGAAATCGATACGCCGGTGATGCTGCCGACCTTCACCCAAGGGGCAACGGAGAATTCAAGACGCAGGCTGGATGACCTGCCGATCCCGATGTTCCGTGAAAACGTAAGCCTCGTATCGGCATCGGTCCTGCCCGATACCGACGCGCGCGTGCGCCGCATGGTGTTTGGCACTGTTACCGATGGATTGCCGCGCCCTTCGATGTCGGCCCAGATCGCCGGTGTTTCCGGCGCTGCTCACACCAGTTTCCCGATTGATTACAGCATCGATCCGGCCTCGATCCCGCGCCACAGCTTTGCCGCTGTCGAGAATGGCGCCTTCGACAAGGCCAGCGTCGCCGGGCGCAACATCATTGTCGGCGCGACCGCGGTAGAGCTTGGCGACCGGTACGGCGTTCCGATCCACGGCGTTATCCCCGGCGTGACGATCCAGGCACTGGCAGCCGAGACGCTGCTCGCCGGAGCCCCTTTGGAATTTGGCTGGATTCCGCTCGTGCTGCTCGCCCTGCCGCTCGCCTACATGATGGCGCAGACGAGAAATTACGGGCAGGTCGGGCTGGCGCTTGCCGGTTCATTTGCCTTTATTATCGGCTTGCAGGCCTTTGCCTATCACGGCGGCAGGATCTTCGCGGATGGCGTTCCTGCGCTAGTCCTGCTGGCAGTGGTCGGGCTGTCGCAGGTGCTCCGCATCGCAAGAGTGCAGTTGCGCGAAAAGGCTTTGACCGACAGCGAAAGCGGCCTTCCCAACGCCCTCGCTTTCGCCAACGCGAGCCATGCCGATGGCCAATGGGTCGCCACCGCGTTCGTGAAGCAGTTCGATTCAATCCAGTCGGTGCTGGGCAAGGAAGAGATCGGCAGGTTCGTCCGGCGTCTGGCTGAGAGGATCCAGACCGTTACCGGGGTGCAGACCGTTTACCGCGCCGATACGCGCATGATCGCATGGGTGCACGAAGGTGAGCACGGGGCGCTGATCGACCAGTTCACCCGCATCGAAAAGGCGCTTCTGAAGCCGCTCGAAATCGCCGGTCGGCGGGTCGATGTCGGCGTGTGTTTCGGGATCGCTTCGGAAAACAACCTTGCCGCAGCTTCGCGCGCGGCTAGCGAAGCGCAAAGCCAAGGCAAGCTGTGGCATGCCCACGAAGATGCCGAAGCGGCGATGGTTGAGCAGCGCGTTTCGCTGATGGGCGAGCTAGACGATGCGATCGAGGCCGGCCACATCTCGGTTGTCTACCAGCCCAAGCTGCGGCTCTCGACGGACCGGGTAGAAAGCGTCGAGGCGCTAGTGCGCTGGCATCACCCGGAGCGTGGCTTCCTTCGCCCCGATCACTTCATTCCGCTGGCCGAAGAATCCAACCGGATCGAGCCGCTGACCCTCTATGTCCTGCGCAAGACTATCGAAGATCTGCGCGACTGGTGCGAAAAGGGCGCGATCATTTCGGCGGCGGTCAATATCTCGGCCAAGCTGATCAGTTCGGATTCCTTCATGAGCGCGGCTGAACGGATCGTCCGCGCCACCGGAGTGCCGCGCGACCGCCTGATCTTCGAGGTGACGGAATCCGCCACCATGAGCGATCCCGAGACTGCCGTGCGCAACCTTGAGCGTTTCCGGGAACTGGGAATCGCCATTTCGATGGATGACTATGGTACCGGCCAATCCACGCTCAGTTACCTGCAATTGCTGCCGCTGACCGAGCTCAAGATCGACCGCGCCTTTGTCGAACACGCCCACGTCGAACGCAGCGACGCTTTGCTGGTGCGCTCTACGATCCAGCTGGCGCATTCGCTGGGCCTCAGGGTCGTGGGCGAAGGTGTCGAAGTCGCCGAATGTCTCGACTTCCTGCGCGAAGCCGGGTGTGATTACGTCCAGGGCTATTTCGTTTCCAAGCCGATCAGCGCTGAAGAGTTGTTCCCGCTGCTGACCATTGCGGACGAGGCGCAAACCCCGCGCGAGGCGGAGCAGGCCTCCTAA
- a CDS encoding sensor histidine kinase, translating to MLAAIGLSLALVLALWFVTHQTVLSTLNEGAQNEIDVDIAGLVDIYASNGLEELQSRIADRVALTPSDGNTPHYLLADNAGKPIAGDIAAWPELDPKVSETGIIKIGASSEGFARAVQLGPDLKLVVARRIDGNRNVLRSVALAFAIGGTVFVLLVALLGRIAALNLQRRIGQINLAFRDPARERDFATKENGDEIDELTAHSAAALQRQRDLMEAYKETSEQLAHEMRTPLSHLDNRLLKALKEGPAPAVAERLAEARAEIRRLVQTLESLLDIAASKTRRGDRSGLERVDMSAMIHRICDLYSGSAEETGHELVWHLEPGVMIEGEERQLSRLVTNILDNALKYVPPGGRIEVTLTHGPELVIADDGPGIAPSDRTRVFDRFYRGRASMGDVNGSGLGLALARAIAERHGMVLELDDTEKGSSFRLRR from the coding sequence GTGCTGGCCGCAATCGGTCTGTCGCTGGCGTTGGTCCTCGCTCTGTGGTTCGTGACGCACCAGACAGTGCTTTCGACGCTGAACGAAGGCGCCCAGAACGAGATCGATGTCGATATCGCCGGTCTGGTTGATATTTACGCCAGCAATGGTCTTGAGGAATTGCAAAGCCGCATCGCGGACCGCGTAGCCTTGACTCCATCTGACGGCAACACGCCGCATTACCTGCTCGCTGACAATGCCGGTAAACCGATCGCCGGTGATATTGCGGCATGGCCTGAACTGGATCCGAAGGTTTCGGAAACCGGCATAATCAAGATTGGAGCGAGTTCCGAAGGATTTGCCCGCGCAGTGCAACTCGGCCCCGACCTCAAGCTTGTTGTGGCCCGGCGTATCGACGGCAACCGCAACGTCTTGCGCAGCGTTGCGCTGGCCTTTGCAATCGGTGGCACGGTGTTCGTTCTGCTGGTGGCCCTATTGGGGCGGATTGCTGCGCTGAACCTTCAACGGCGCATTGGCCAGATCAATCTGGCTTTTCGCGATCCAGCGCGCGAGCGGGACTTTGCGACCAAGGAAAATGGCGACGAAATCGACGAGTTGACCGCGCACAGTGCCGCCGCCCTGCAGCGACAACGCGATTTGATGGAAGCCTACAAGGAAACCTCGGAACAACTCGCGCATGAAATGCGCACCCCGCTTTCGCATCTCGACAACCGTCTTTTGAAGGCGCTCAAGGAGGGCCCTGCTCCTGCGGTTGCTGAACGACTTGCCGAAGCCCGCGCCGAAATAAGGCGATTGGTTCAGACGCTTGAATCCTTGCTCGACATTGCAGCCAGCAAGACGCGCCGGGGCGATCGGTCCGGGCTCGAAAGGGTCGATATGAGTGCGATGATCCACCGCATCTGCGATCTCTATTCAGGCAGCGCTGAGGAAACCGGACATGAACTTGTCTGGCACCTTGAACCGGGGGTCATGATTGAAGGCGAGGAACGTCAGCTCAGCCGGCTGGTGACGAATATTCTCGACAATGCGCTCAAATACGTGCCGCCGGGCGGTCGTATCGAAGTTACACTGACGCATGGGCCCGAACTGGTGATCGCCGATGACGGTCCGGGCATCGCGCCTTCCGACCGAACGCGGGTCTTTGATCGCTTCTATCGGGGAAGGGCAAGCATGGGTGACGTCAACGGCAGCGGTCTTGGGCTCGCATTGGCGCGGGCGATTGCCGAACGACACGGGATGGTGCTGGAACTCGACGATACCGAAAAGGGGTCAAGTTTCAGGCTACGACGGTGA
- a CDS encoding response regulator transcription factor — MTKQPLRILYVEDDARSAAAVSDIARQNGDVLVWEESGSAALLRAGMEAFDVIILDRMLGDIDGLTITRRLRESGIGTPILILSALGRGSDRADGLDTGADDYLAKPFEPEELMARLRALHRRSIGREHSTVIIYGAFECHLKARTAFRDNKHLALSPKEFELFRYFMENAGETVTREMLLRDVWNIDFDPQTNVVDVNIGRLRRKLEEGFDAPALETIWGSGYRILEGR, encoded by the coding sequence ATGACGAAGCAACCGCTGCGAATTCTCTATGTCGAGGATGACGCTCGCTCGGCTGCGGCAGTCAGCGATATCGCCCGCCAGAACGGGGACGTTCTCGTCTGGGAAGAAAGTGGCAGCGCAGCCTTGTTGCGCGCCGGGATGGAAGCCTTCGACGTCATTATCCTCGATCGGATGCTGGGCGATATCGACGGGCTTACGATCACCCGTCGACTGCGAGAAAGCGGCATTGGCACGCCGATCCTGATCCTTTCCGCGCTTGGCCGTGGCAGTGATCGTGCGGATGGGCTCGATACCGGAGCCGACGACTACCTGGCCAAACCGTTCGAACCCGAAGAACTGATGGCTCGTCTGCGCGCCTTGCACAGGCGCTCAATCGGCCGCGAACATAGCACCGTCATTATCTATGGCGCTTTCGAATGTCATTTGAAGGCAAGGACCGCGTTCCGCGACAACAAGCATCTGGCGCTTAGCCCCAAGGAGTTCGAACTGTTCCGCTACTTTATGGAGAATGCGGGAGAAACCGTCACCCGCGAGATGCTGCTGCGCGACGTCTGGAACATTGATTTTGACCCGCAGACCAATGTCGTGGATGTCAACATCGGGCGGCTGCGCCGTAAGCTTGAAGAAGGGTTCGACGCCCCGGCGTTGGAGACGATCTGGGGTTCAGGTTACCGTATCCTCGAGGGGAGGTAA
- a CDS encoding ShlB/FhaC/HecB family hemolysin secretion/activation protein, giving the protein MPLIRRWRLFLLLSAIGIAHPVSAQDAFDQTEELDRASAEEQRSDSADQSPRVRTGQASRVAQTQANEERLTIGSIIIDGNEALPDSHFVDLIERYTSRPLAQSDLAELADAIARRARDAGHVFATASIPPQGLSLGVLRVELDEGRVDTIRIEGADEPAIRRQLAPLAAGKPVTRAELERHILLADDISGVRILDSRFEREGDTGVLIVRARRSHAYAAVELSNDGSEPVGPIRGRISVDLNGLLASADEVDLSFGTTPLPPSELQFARASYRIVVDASGLELGAHLSYSSTDPGDFLTDRDIEGQFWRAGIEASYPLLRSRNASVWVIGEFEVTDLRQDRAGTLARRDRVPVVRAGIYTRGRLAGGNYRGRFTVSRGLNILSATRPGDPPASRLDASTDFTSFYGWASWDRQISGPLSIALAARGQLATDPVLATEDIGLGGPSFLRGCNFNERAGDRGIMGYGELRYDIRGKGFWLPRAQVYAYADGGVVSNLEDGLGGGSLASAGGGVRLDLTRDLDLGVEVAVPLSGPRFDSDSDGPLVNLRVQQSF; this is encoded by the coding sequence ATGCCCCTGATTAGGCGCTGGCGCCTGTTCTTGCTTTTGTCCGCCATCGGGATTGCCCATCCCGTGTCGGCGCAAGATGCGTTCGACCAGACCGAGGAACTGGACCGGGCCTCCGCCGAGGAGCAGCGCAGCGATTCCGCTGACCAGTCGCCGCGCGTTCGCACAGGCCAGGCCAGCCGTGTTGCCCAAACGCAGGCTAACGAGGAACGGCTTACGATCGGATCGATCATTATCGACGGGAACGAGGCGCTGCCCGATTCGCACTTCGTCGACCTGATCGAGCGATACACCTCGCGCCCGCTGGCGCAGTCCGACCTTGCCGAACTTGCCGACGCGATCGCCCGCCGGGCGCGCGATGCGGGACACGTCTTTGCCACCGCCTCGATCCCGCCACAGGGGCTTTCGCTCGGCGTGCTGCGGGTCGAGCTGGACGAAGGCCGGGTCGACACGATCCGCATCGAAGGCGCGGACGAGCCTGCGATACGGCGTCAGCTTGCCCCTCTCGCGGCGGGCAAGCCTGTTACCCGCGCAGAGCTTGAGCGGCACATCCTGCTTGCCGACGACATTTCCGGCGTGCGCATTCTCGATTCCCGGTTTGAGCGCGAAGGGGACACCGGCGTCCTCATCGTGCGCGCGCGACGTTCTCACGCCTATGCCGCCGTCGAACTTTCGAATGACGGCTCCGAACCTGTCGGCCCGATCCGCGGGCGCATCTCCGTCGACCTCAACGGCCTGCTTGCTTCCGCGGACGAAGTTGACCTCAGCTTCGGTACCACTCCGCTGCCGCCGTCCGAGCTGCAATTCGCCCGTGCTTCCTACCGTATTGTGGTGGACGCCAGCGGGCTCGAGTTGGGAGCGCACCTGTCCTATTCCTCCACCGATCCGGGCGACTTCCTGACCGATCGCGATATCGAAGGGCAGTTCTGGCGCGCCGGGATCGAGGCGAGCTATCCGCTGCTGCGCAGCCGCAATGCGAGCGTCTGGGTGATCGGCGAATTCGAAGTGACCGATCTCAGGCAAGACCGCGCAGGCACGCTCGCCCGACGCGACCGGGTACCGGTGGTGCGCGCAGGGATCTATACCCGTGGCCGACTGGCCGGGGGCAATTATCGCGGACGCTTCACCGTCTCGCGCGGCCTGAACATCCTGTCCGCCACCCGTCCGGGCGATCCGCCGGCTTCGCGGCTCGACGCATCGACTGATTTCACCTCCTTCTATGGCTGGGCCTCGTGGGATCGCCAGATCAGCGGCCCACTTTCGATCGCGCTCGCCGCGCGCGGACAGCTGGCAACCGATCCGGTGCTGGCGACAGAGGACATCGGGCTTGGCGGGCCGTCGTTCCTGCGCGGCTGCAACTTCAACGAACGCGCCGGGGACCGGGGCATCATGGGCTATGGCGAATTGCGCTATGACATCCGGGGCAAGGGGTTCTGGCTGCCGCGCGCGCAGGTCTATGCCTATGCCGATGGCGGCGTAGTCTCCAACCTCGAAGACGGGCTTGGCGGCGGCTCGCTGGCTTCTGCAGGGGGCGGTGTACGGCTTGACCTGACGCGTGACCTTGATCTGGGCGTCGAAGTGGCAGTTCCGCTGTCCGGTCCGCGCTTCGACAGCGACAGCGACGGCCCGCTGGTGAACCTGCGCGTCCAGCAGTCGTTCTGA
- a CDS encoding tetratricopeptide repeat protein produces the protein MNRLTRVASRATLLGVASMVALNAGTALAQAAPGQPLSPEAAEQAYQALEAQVQQRAGDPAFDYQLGIAALDAGRYGDAIIALQRVLAVQPNNAAARAELARAYTLAGDIDTARDQFATVVDDPSLPDPVRQRFTGFVRQFDRQISGGGSDVSGFVDARVGHDSNINTATELDTIVIPLFSFLGPGQLGAGAVAQDDEFYEITAGVSGVTAIGRQDRLFASALGNWRDNFNNATFDQAALTGTAGYAHTFANNDVISISGQVQQFWLEDDSFRTSFGAIAQYTKPLAGGKALNLSAQWNRLNFDNDPLRDADRYAVGAGFVGRNFAANITGGKEETLRQAGDAQSFSFVTANMGAELPVAERVAVVGGIAFDLRRHDEADPLFLTEREDERLDLRAGLKIAVLDQVFLQPSASYTRNWSNIPLFDFERWTVSVGARLEF, from the coding sequence ATGAATCGACTTACTCGCGTAGCATCACGGGCGACACTTCTGGGTGTGGCCTCGATGGTTGCGTTGAACGCTGGCACTGCGTTGGCGCAGGCGGCGCCCGGACAGCCCTTGTCACCGGAAGCGGCCGAGCAGGCCTATCAGGCGCTCGAAGCACAAGTGCAGCAGCGAGCCGGCGATCCCGCGTTCGACTACCAACTTGGTATCGCGGCGCTTGATGCCGGGCGGTACGGGGATGCCATCATTGCGCTTCAGCGGGTGCTTGCGGTTCAGCCGAATAATGCTGCCGCACGGGCGGAACTTGCGCGCGCCTACACGCTCGCCGGGGATATCGACACGGCGCGCGATCAATTCGCGACGGTGGTGGATGATCCCAGCCTGCCCGATCCGGTGCGCCAGCGGTTTACCGGTTTCGTCCGGCAATTCGATCGCCAGATTTCAGGTGGTGGTTCGGACGTCAGCGGCTTTGTCGATGCCCGTGTGGGGCACGACAGCAACATCAACACCGCGACCGAGCTCGACACCATCGTCATCCCGCTGTTCAGCTTTCTCGGGCCAGGCCAGCTTGGTGCGGGCGCAGTGGCGCAGGATGACGAGTTTTACGAAATTACGGCAGGCGTTTCCGGCGTAACCGCGATCGGGCGACAGGATCGTCTGTTCGCATCGGCGTTGGGAAATTGGCGCGACAATTTCAACAATGCCACCTTTGATCAGGCCGCGCTTACCGGAACCGCGGGCTATGCGCACACTTTTGCCAATAATGACGTGATCTCGATCTCCGGCCAGGTGCAGCAGTTCTGGCTAGAAGACGACAGCTTTCGCACCTCATTCGGGGCGATTGCTCAATACACCAAGCCGCTCGCAGGCGGCAAAGCACTGAACTTGTCGGCGCAGTGGAACCGGCTCAACTTCGACAATGACCCGCTGCGCGATGCGGACCGCTATGCGGTCGGTGCAGGGTTTGTCGGGCGCAATTTCGCGGCCAACATCACCGGCGGCAAGGAAGAGACGCTGCGACAGGCTGGCGATGCGCAAAGCTTCAGCTTCGTCACCGCCAATATGGGGGCCGAGCTGCCGGTGGCAGAGCGCGTCGCGGTGGTTGGCGGGATCGCCTTTGATCTGCGCCGCCATGACGAAGCCGATCCGTTGTTCCTGACCGAGCGCGAGGATGAAAGGTTGGACCTGCGGGCAGGCCTGAAGATTGCCGTATTGGATCAGGTCTTTCTCCAGCCAAGCGCGAGCTACACCCGCAACTGGAGCAACATCCCCCTTTTCGACTTTGAGCGCTGGACCGTGTCAGTCGGCGCGCGCCTTGAATTCTGA